The genome window TGACGTTCTTGTTCAGTTTCCAGGCCATGTCCACCAGCACCACGTCTTCGGCGCCGCTGAACGATATCCACAGCTCGTCGCCGAATTCGGCGAAGGCCAGCTTGAGGATGTCCTGGGGGGACTTGTTGGCATAGGTCGTGGCGAGTTCCACGACGTCGAACGATGGGCTCATCAGGGCGGTTTCCTACAGGTCGGTGGCGCTGGGCGCTCTATATGGGGCTGATGGTAACAAAAGCTGTCGGGGCTGGCGCGCTCCTGTGCGTTGCGCGGGCTCTGGCGAATGGCTAGAGTCGGCAAGCCTTTTATTCGCTCAACCGATAAACATCAGAAAAAATGGGAGTGTCTTGTGGAAATTGCCTGTCTCGACCTGGAAGGTGTGCTGGTCCCGGAGATCTGGATCGCCTTTGCCGAAAAAACCGGGATTGAATCCCTCAGGGCAACCACTCGGGACATTCCCGACTACGACGTGCTGATGAAGCAACGGTTGCGCATCCTTGATGAGCATGGCCTCAAGCTCTCCGACATCCAGGAAGTCATCGCCACCCTCCAGCCGCTGGACGGCGCCATCGAATTCGTCGACTGGCTGCGCGAGCGCTTCCAGGTGGTGATTCTTTCCGACACGTTCTACGAATTTTCCCAACCGTTGATGCGCCAGCTGGGCTTCCCGACTTTGCTCTGCCATCGCTTGGTTACCGATGACAGCGGGCGGGTGACGGGGTACCAGTTGCGTCAGAAAGATCCCAAGCGCCAGTCGGTTTTGGCTTTCAAGAGCCTGTACTACCGAGTGATTGCAGCGGGCGATTCCTATAACGACACCACGATGCTGGGCGAAGCCGACGCCGGGATTCTGTTCCATGCGCCGGAGAACGTGATCCGTGAGTTCCCGCAATTCCCGGCGGTGCACACGTTCGCCGAGTTGAAGCAGGAATTCCTCAAGGCTTCGAACCGCCATCTCAGCCTGTAAGTAAAAAACCTGTGGGAGCGAGCTTGCTCGCGATAGCGGTGTGCCAGTCGGCATTGATGTTGACTGACACACTGTCATCGCGGGCAAGCCTTGCTCCCACAGGGGTATAGCGCCAGTCTGTGGGAGCAAGGCTTGCCCGCGATGCTTTTAGAGGCTTTGCAAGGTTTCCAGCAACACCCGAACCTTGGTAATCGACTCCTGATACTCGGCCTCCCAGTCCGAATCCGCGACAATCCCGCCGCCGCCCCAGCAGCACACCTGCCCATCCTTGACCAGCAAACTGCGGATGGCGATGGAACTGTCCATTTCCCCGCGCACGTCCAGGTACAGCAACGAGCCGCAATACAGCCCGCGCCGGGTCGGCTCGAGTTCGTCGATGATTTGCATGGCGCGGATTTTCGGCGCGCCGGTGATCGAGCCGCCGGGGAAGCTGCCGGCGATCAGGTCCAGGGCGTCCTTGTCGTCGGCCAGTTCGCCGGTCACGCTGCTGACCAGGTGATGCACGTTCGGGTAGCTTTCCAGGCTGAACAACTCCGGCACCCGCACCGAGCCGATACGGCAGGTACGGCCCAGGTCGTTGCGCAGCAGGTCGACGATCATCAGGTTTTCCGCCCGATCCTTGGGGCTGGCCAGCAGTT of Pseudomonas fluorescens contains these proteins:
- the thrH gene encoding bifunctional phosphoserine phosphatase/homoserine phosphotransferase ThrH, yielding MEIACLDLEGVLVPEIWIAFAEKTGIESLRATTRDIPDYDVLMKQRLRILDEHGLKLSDIQEVIATLQPLDGAIEFVDWLRERFQVVILSDTFYEFSQPLMRQLGFPTLLCHRLVTDDSGRVTGYQLRQKDPKRQSVLAFKSLYYRVIAAGDSYNDTTMLGEADAGILFHAPENVIREFPQFPAVHTFAELKQEFLKASNRHLSL